A stretch of the Paenibacillus dendritiformis genome encodes the following:
- the hpf gene encoding ribosome hibernation-promoting factor, HPF/YfiA family, with product MNYKVRGQHIEVTDALLDYVEKKLGRLERYFEAPPKSDVNVTLSVIRDQHTVEVTIPLPGLLLRAEDRSKDMYASIDSVTDKLERQIRKHKTKVNRKFRQTGTDAHLFSDAATPVPVDEEDQLEVVRTKRFTLKPMDVEEAILQMNMIGHSFFVFSNAQTKEVNVVYRRNDGRYGLIEQG from the coding sequence ATGAATTATAAAGTTCGAGGTCAACACATTGAAGTGACAGACGCCTTGCTCGATTATGTCGAGAAGAAACTAGGGCGGCTGGAACGCTATTTTGAAGCTCCCCCTAAGTCAGATGTCAACGTGACGCTGAGCGTGATACGCGATCAGCATACCGTTGAAGTGACGATTCCTTTGCCGGGCTTGCTGCTAAGGGCGGAAGATCGAAGCAAGGATATGTATGCATCCATCGATTCCGTTACGGACAAGCTGGAACGGCAAATCCGCAAGCATAAGACCAAGGTCAACCGGAAGTTCCGTCAGACGGGCACCGATGCGCATCTGTTCAGCGATGCGGCCACGCCGGTACCGGTGGATGAGGAAGACCAGCTCGAAGTCGTACGGACGAAGCGGTTCACGCTGAAGCCGATGGACGTCGAAGAAGCGATTCTGCAGATGAATATGATTGGACATAGCTTTTTCGTCTTCTCGAACGCACAGACGAAGGAAGTGAACGTAGTCTACCGCCGCAATGACGGGCGCTACGGCTTGATTGAACAAGGCTGA
- a CDS encoding DUF1858 domain-containing protein, with protein MNKTLDLTKTVYDLCASDSDMIRMMQSLGFEQIANPVVLNTAGRIMTIPRGAKTKGIDMDVIIDTFEREGYRVIGREGIRNE; from the coding sequence ATGAACAAGACGCTTGATCTGACGAAAACGGTGTATGACTTATGCGCATCCGATTCCGATATGATTCGCATGATGCAGTCACTGGGATTTGAGCAGATTGCGAATCCCGTCGTATTAAATACAGCTGGCCGCATCATGACGATTCCAAGGGGAGCCAAAACCAAGGGAATCGATATGGATGTCATTATTGATACATTCGAACGCGAAGGCTATCGTGTCATCGGCAGGGAGGGGATCCGCAATGAGTGA
- a CDS encoding GerAB/ArcD/ProY family transporter, with the protein MVNPMKINLRQFKILVILFTVGTTILITPAGLAAEIGQDAWMAPIAAMGPGLLLVLLYNRINRAAPGMTIVEISESLFGIWIGKGLALLFILFSFFGAALVLFDVGKFIITVLMPETPLLFVNALFALLLLYAIGSGFDTLARMAELLFPWFALWFLLMAALLIPQIDVRNVQPFLEAGPKELAHSVLVVLSLSYMPLAVFLMIQPVELTGAGKSPPAFVRAVLIGGGLSSLVATLTILVLGANVTSLQEYPVYSLAQRISIGKFLERVEAIAAGLWLITAFVKMSLYFYAAVSGLVRLARLPSRRGILLPMVALLVVVSGKVFPNSASEQQFTATMWIPIVFTAGVAIPLLLFIGLMIKRGTHEEGQ; encoded by the coding sequence ATGGTGAACCCGATGAAAATCAATCTGCGTCAATTTAAAATACTGGTCATTCTCTTCACGGTCGGGACCACGATTCTGATTACGCCGGCCGGATTAGCAGCGGAAATCGGACAAGATGCCTGGATGGCTCCCATCGCGGCAATGGGGCCGGGTTTGCTGCTCGTCCTGCTGTATAACCGGATTAACCGTGCCGCTCCCGGAATGACGATCGTTGAAATAAGCGAGTCGCTGTTCGGCATATGGATCGGGAAAGGATTGGCGCTGCTGTTTATCCTGTTTTCCTTCTTCGGAGCCGCTTTGGTGTTATTCGATGTCGGCAAGTTTATTATTACGGTTTTGATGCCGGAGACGCCGCTTCTGTTCGTCAATGCGCTGTTTGCTCTTCTTCTCTTGTATGCGATCGGGAGCGGCTTTGATACATTGGCCAGAATGGCGGAACTGCTGTTTCCTTGGTTTGCGCTTTGGTTTCTACTTATGGCGGCGCTGCTGATTCCGCAAATCGATGTTCGGAATGTCCAGCCGTTCCTGGAAGCGGGGCCGAAGGAACTGGCGCATTCGGTGCTGGTGGTGTTGAGCCTGTCCTATATGCCCCTCGCGGTCTTCCTGATGATTCAGCCCGTCGAGTTGACAGGCGCCGGCAAGAGCCCTCCAGCCTTCGTTAGAGCTGTATTGATCGGCGGGGGCCTCTCAAGTCTCGTCGCGACGTTAACCATCCTTGTGCTTGGCGCTAACGTCACCTCACTGCAAGAGTATCCGGTCTATTCCTTGGCGCAGAGAATCAGCATCGGCAAATTTCTGGAACGGGTTGAGGCGATTGCGGCGGGTCTGTGGTTAATAACCGCGTTTGTGAAAATGTCCCTCTACTTCTACGCCGCAGTATCAGGGCTTGTCCGTCTTGCCCGTCTTCCGAGCCGCCGAGGCATATTGCTGCCTATGGTCGCGCTGCTCGTCGTTGTGTCGGGAAAAGTTTTTCCGAATTCGGCTTCCGAGCAGCAATTCACCGCCACAATGTGGATCCCAATCGTATTTACAGCAGGCGTGGCTATTCCTCTTCTGCTGTTCATCGGACTGATGATCAAGCGCGGGACGCATGAGGAAGGGCAATAA
- a CDS encoding Ger(x)C family spore germination protein, producing MIYSGYIWRTAALWLIAALVLTGCWDRREVNDMVIAVAMGVDQAEEGYIVSVQVVDPAEIASRKGSGRAPVTVYKERGKTLFDAVRRMTTTSARKIYFSHLRMFLIGEEAARRGIGPAIEFISRDHEFRTDFYIAIAREIRAEEILKDYPAIEKIPADKMFSSLEMSSKSWAATGTVKLDELISDMMTAGKTPVITGIRYLGDRKEGKTRKNIQATESPAQLKYEGMAIFRKDKLAGWLNEDESKGYNYIKGRVRSTVVAIPCPGEEGMLVLETLRTNSRIHVNRAKASRMPKIDIHITAIANIGETQCKANLGDPAVIRALEKIGEKRLALVLEKTLKKAHDMKSDFIGLGAAVHRSAPGAWARLKADWPERMASVPVHFHVDVKLRTSGKMKGTFLEKVKE from the coding sequence GTGATATATTCGGGCTATATATGGCGCACTGCTGCGCTTTGGCTTATCGCTGCGCTGGTCTTGACCGGGTGTTGGGACAGGAGAGAAGTCAACGATATGGTCATCGCGGTAGCAATGGGGGTTGACCAGGCGGAAGAGGGGTATATTGTCAGCGTTCAGGTGGTCGATCCGGCAGAAATCGCTTCGAGGAAGGGGAGCGGACGCGCTCCGGTTACGGTCTATAAGGAGCGGGGGAAGACGTTGTTCGATGCTGTCAGGAGGATGACGACAACGTCTGCTCGAAAAATCTACTTTTCCCATCTGAGGATGTTCCTGATCGGCGAAGAAGCGGCCAGAAGGGGCATCGGCCCCGCAATCGAATTCATTTCCCGGGATCATGAATTTCGAACCGACTTTTACATCGCCATCGCCAGGGAGATTAGGGCCGAGGAGATTTTGAAGGATTACCCGGCTATCGAAAAAATTCCGGCCGACAAAATGTTCTCCTCGCTGGAGATGTCAAGCAAATCGTGGGCGGCGACCGGGACAGTCAAGCTGGATGAGCTGATATCCGATATGATGACCGCAGGGAAAACGCCTGTCATTACAGGCATTCGATACCTTGGCGATCGAAAGGAAGGGAAGACGAGAAAAAATATACAGGCAACGGAATCGCCGGCACAATTAAAATATGAAGGAATGGCCATCTTTCGTAAAGATAAGCTCGCCGGTTGGCTAAATGAAGATGAGAGCAAAGGCTATAACTACATAAAGGGCCGCGTGAGGAGCACCGTGGTCGCGATTCCTTGTCCGGGCGAAGAAGGTATGCTTGTGTTAGAAACGCTTAGAACAAACAGCCGAATTCATGTAAATAGAGCTAAAGCCAGCCGCATGCCGAAAATCGATATCCATATCACGGCAATCGCCAATATAGGAGAAACGCAGTGCAAGGCTAATCTTGGAGATCCGGCCGTTATTCGCGCTCTGGAAAAGATCGGGGAAAAGAGGCTGGCATTGGTTTTAGAGAAGACGCTCAAAAAGGCGCATGACATGAAGAGCGACTTTATCGGCCTGGGGGCTGCCGTTCATCGTTCGGCTCCCGGAGCTTGGGCCCGGCTGAAGGCCGATTGGCCAGAACGTATGGCTTCCGTGCCCGTACATTTTCATGTCGATGTGAAGCTAAGAACCTCCGGGAAAATGAAAGGCACATTTCTTGAAAAAGTGAAAGAATAA
- a CDS encoding spore germination protein: MSGKDETLECSALGNEPLAAAMEKNVQKVKETLGESTDLVVRELWVGGRSELKTAILYIEGLADTTAVQDFIVRAVTSSEIISEEQERSPEADWFTIFKQYAVSVSHLEEVADFRKLFSCLMSGETIILLDRCGRGLAADTAGWEDRGVHTPEDQTVVRGPRDAFTENLRTNTALVRRKIKNPKLWLQSKTIGTLSQTSVAVMYIKGTADEQVVKEVHRRLDKLELAGILESGMIEELIEDRTYTPFPTMYNTERPDVVASGLMEGRVAILVDGTPFVLLVPALFIQYFQASEDYYQRSDFGLIRMLRMLAFFIALLGPSLYIAVTTFHQEMLPTPLMISIAAGREGIPFPAFVEALIMETIFEILREAGVRMPRAIGQAVSIVGALVIGQAAVEAGLVSPGMVIVVAITAISNFSIPAYSMGIAVRILRYPLMGMAAMAGLYGIFIGLGMIMVHLCSLRSFGVPYMTPFSPFNLRDQQDSLFRLPKVSLAQRIHPINTKKKRDGGR; encoded by the coding sequence ATGAGCGGAAAGGATGAAACCTTGGAGTGCTCCGCGCTGGGTAACGAACCGTTAGCCGCGGCTATGGAGAAGAATGTGCAAAAGGTAAAGGAGACGCTGGGCGAAAGCACGGATCTCGTCGTAAGAGAACTGTGGGTGGGAGGAAGGTCTGAGCTGAAGACAGCCATTTTGTACATCGAAGGACTGGCCGATACGACGGCAGTGCAAGATTTTATCGTGAGGGCGGTTACGAGCAGCGAGATAATCTCGGAGGAGCAAGAGCGATCGCCAGAGGCGGATTGGTTCACCATATTCAAACAATATGCCGTGTCGGTGTCGCACCTTGAGGAAGTGGCCGATTTCCGCAAACTGTTCAGCTGCCTGATGAGCGGGGAAACCATTATTTTGCTTGATCGATGCGGCCGTGGACTTGCCGCGGATACGGCAGGCTGGGAGGATCGCGGGGTGCATACTCCCGAAGATCAGACGGTGGTGAGAGGCCCGCGGGATGCGTTCACCGAAAACTTGAGGACAAACACGGCGCTTGTTCGCCGGAAAATCAAAAACCCGAAGTTGTGGCTGCAGAGCAAAACGATCGGGACGCTGTCGCAGACGAGCGTAGCCGTCATGTACATAAAGGGAACGGCAGACGAGCAAGTGGTGAAGGAAGTTCATCGGAGATTGGACAAGCTGGAGCTGGCCGGCATATTGGAAAGCGGCATGATCGAAGAGCTTATTGAAGACCGGACCTATACCCCTTTTCCAACGATGTACAACACGGAAAGGCCCGATGTGGTTGCATCCGGGCTGATGGAAGGACGCGTAGCGATATTGGTCGACGGAACGCCCTTCGTATTGTTGGTGCCTGCCCTCTTCATTCAATACTTCCAGGCTTCCGAAGATTACTATCAGCGCTCCGACTTCGGGTTGATTCGAATGCTGAGGATGTTGGCCTTCTTTATTGCTCTGCTGGGCCCGTCCCTATATATCGCCGTTACGACCTTCCATCAAGAGATGCTTCCTACGCCGCTCATGATCAGTATCGCGGCCGGGCGGGAAGGCATTCCCTTCCCCGCTTTTGTGGAAGCCTTGATTATGGAAACGATCTTCGAGATTTTGAGGGAGGCAGGCGTTCGCATGCCAAGGGCGATCGGGCAGGCCGTATCCATTGTCGGCGCGCTAGTGATTGGCCAGGCGGCGGTAGAGGCGGGGCTGGTATCGCCAGGGATGGTCATTGTCGTCGCGATAACCGCGATCTCCAACTTCTCCATTCCTGCATACAGCATGGGAATTGCCGTCAGAATCTTGAGGTATCCGCTGATGGGAATGGCGGCGATGGCGGGGTTATATGGCATTTTTATCGGTCTCGGGATGATTATGGTCCACTTGTGCAGCCTGCGATCGTTCGGCGTGCCGTACATGACACCGTTCTCCCCGTTCAATCTGCGGGATCAGCAGGACAGCCTCTTCAGACTTCCGAAGGTCAGCCTCGCCCAACGCATACACCCAATTAATACGAAAAAGAAGCGCGATGGGGGCAGATAA
- a CDS encoding formyltransferase family protein: protein MKITVFTSNQPRHVSLIESLATIADEVYAIQECNTVFPGRVADFFKKSDIMQEYFSHVMNAEREVFGNIKFTSNNVSQLVLKSGDLNMLDIQTLSPALKSDYYIVFGSSYIKGPLCEFLVANKAINIHMGTSPYYRGSSCNFWALYDGNPELVGATIHLLSSGLDSGDMLFHAFPRAEAIDPFVIGMKAVKAAHESLIEYISTGKINEFSPVKQERKHEIRYTRNRDFTDEIAQKYLQNSPDPQFIKNKLESRDLKQFLNPYIG, encoded by the coding sequence ATGAAGATAACAGTTTTTACAAGCAATCAACCACGGCATGTGTCTTTAATAGAGTCTCTGGCAACTATTGCGGATGAAGTGTACGCGATTCAAGAGTGCAATACTGTTTTTCCAGGAAGAGTTGCTGACTTTTTTAAGAAGAGCGATATTATGCAGGAATATTTCAGTCATGTTATGAATGCGGAACGAGAAGTATTCGGAAATATAAAGTTCACTTCTAATAATGTAAGTCAGCTTGTACTCAAAAGCGGGGATCTAAATATGTTAGACATCCAAACATTATCCCCTGCGCTTAAATCCGATTACTACATTGTTTTTGGTTCTAGTTACATTAAAGGTCCATTATGCGAGTTTCTGGTTGCTAATAAAGCCATAAACATTCATATGGGGACTTCTCCATATTATCGTGGAAGTTCATGCAATTTTTGGGCCCTGTATGATGGTAACCCAGAATTGGTTGGAGCCACTATTCATTTGTTAAGTAGCGGGCTAGATTCAGGAGATATGTTATTCCATGCATTTCCTAGAGCTGAAGCAATTGACCCTTTTGTTATTGGGATGAAGGCAGTCAAAGCTGCTCATGAGTCATTGATCGAGTACATTAGTACGGGGAAAATAAATGAATTTTCTCCAGTTAAACAAGAAAGAAAACACGAAATAAGATACACACGAAATAGAGACTTTACCGATGAGATTGCTCAAAAGTATTTACAAAACTCTCCCGATCCCCAATTTATCAAAAACAAACTTGAGTCTAGGGACTTAAAACAATTTTTGAATCCCTACATTGGATAA
- a CDS encoding polysaccharide deacetylase family protein, whose protein sequence is MRPHSIMFHHFHDDCEHIRGQGSISAGKLEEMILYLQKNNDILSADEWMDKALRGTLKHNELCLSFDDNLKCQYDIAYPVLQKFSLKAFWFVYTSPLEGKLEKLEVYRYFRFAYFQDVDDFYNAFFTLAKKSEYGDEVIQSLDNFIPSSYLKDFSFYTDNDRTFRYLRDQILKPAKYHQLMETMLYEYKIDFDSLKNKLWMTKENVLELHKKGHKIGLHTHSHPTSTADLDSSEQMNEYKTNLQVLSAITGDTPDCMSHPCNSYNHKTIEVLKELHIKLGFRSNMKDNFHSLYEFPREDHANIIKKMEIDVL, encoded by the coding sequence ATGAGACCTCATAGCATAATGTTTCATCATTTTCATGATGATTGTGAACATATTCGTGGTCAAGGTTCAATATCGGCAGGTAAATTAGAAGAAATGATCTTATATTTACAAAAGAATAATGACATATTATCAGCAGATGAATGGATGGATAAGGCATTACGCGGCACTTTGAAACATAATGAGCTTTGTTTAAGCTTCGACGACAACCTTAAGTGTCAATATGATATTGCCTATCCCGTGTTACAAAAGTTCAGTTTGAAAGCATTTTGGTTTGTATATACATCTCCCTTAGAAGGAAAATTAGAAAAACTGGAGGTTTACAGATACTTTAGGTTTGCATACTTCCAAGATGTAGATGATTTTTATAATGCATTTTTTACTTTAGCTAAGAAGTCGGAATATGGAGATGAGGTTATCCAATCCTTAGACAATTTTATCCCGTCATCATATTTAAAGGATTTTTCCTTTTATACGGATAACGATCGGACATTTCGATATCTAAGAGATCAGATTTTAAAACCTGCTAAATATCACCAACTTATGGAAACGATGCTATACGAATATAAAATAGATTTTGATTCCTTAAAAAATAAACTTTGGATGACTAAGGAGAATGTTTTAGAATTACATAAAAAAGGACATAAGATCGGACTACATACGCACTCCCACCCTACATCAACTGCTGATTTAGATAGTAGTGAACAGATGAATGAGTACAAAACCAATTTACAGGTTCTTTCAGCTATTACTGGAGACACACCGGATTGTATGTCACATCCATGTAACTCTTATAACCATAAGACAATTGAAGTATTAAAAGAACTTCATATAAAACTAGGGTTTAGGTCCAATATGAAGGATAACTTTCATTCACTTTATGAATTTCCGAGAGAAGATCATGCAAACATTATAAAAAAAATGGAGATTGACGTGTTATGA
- a CDS encoding cold shock domain-containing protein has protein sequence MQGKVKWFNAEKGYGFIETAEGNDVFVHFSAIQAEGFKTLEEGQEVEFDIVEGARGPQAANVIKL, from the coding sequence ATGCAAGGTAAAGTAAAATGGTTTAACGCTGAAAAGGGCTATGGCTTTATCGAGACTGCAGAAGGCAACGACGTATTCGTTCACTTCTCCGCTATCCAAGCAGAAGGCTTCAAGACTCTGGAAGAAGGTCAAGAAGTTGAGTTCGATATCGTGGAAGGCGCTCGCGGTCCACAAGCAGCTAACGTAATCAAACTGTAA
- a CDS encoding cytidylyltransferase domain-containing protein → MICEAKTLAIIPARGGSKGLPRKNVKPLINKPLIAWTIEQALKSRYIDRVLVSTEDEEIAKVSKNFGADIPFLRPEELAGDESSVVESVMYVLERITGYENVVLLQPTSPLRVSEDIDNCLELLMNNEVDSVVSVTSPEKSPYWCYRVDEHSKLLPLFSIENNLPRQQLPQAFVLNGAVYAMKVEHLLRRKGFVTENTLGYKMPVERSIDIDSELDFWLCEKLLKSK, encoded by the coding sequence ATGATTTGTGAGGCAAAGACATTAGCTATTATCCCTGCCCGAGGAGGGTCGAAAGGACTTCCGAGAAAAAATGTAAAGCCTTTAATTAATAAACCCCTTATAGCATGGACCATTGAACAAGCCTTAAAATCTCGCTATATCGATCGCGTCCTCGTATCTACGGAAGATGAGGAGATAGCGAAGGTTTCAAAAAATTTTGGTGCGGACATTCCCTTTCTAAGACCGGAGGAGTTGGCAGGAGACGAGTCCTCCGTTGTAGAAAGTGTGATGTACGTATTGGAAAGGATTACTGGTTATGAGAATGTGGTCCTTTTACAACCTACCTCACCGTTGCGCGTTTCTGAAGATATTGATAATTGTTTAGAATTGCTTATGAACAATGAAGTTGATTCTGTTGTATCTGTCACTAGCCCTGAAAAAAGTCCTTACTGGTGTTATCGTGTAGATGAGCATTCTAAATTACTGCCTCTATTTTCAATTGAGAACAATCTGCCTAGACAGCAACTGCCACAAGCTTTTGTTTTGAACGGAGCCGTATATGCGATGAAAGTAGAGCATTTATTAAGGAGAAAGGGATTTGTAACAGAGAACACGCTAGGGTATAAAATGCCTGTTGAGCGCAGCATAGACATTGATTCAGAATTGGACTTTTGGCTGTGTGAGAAGTTGCTTAAATCAAAATGA
- a CDS encoding nucleotidyltransferase family protein, giving the protein MFDWKKVLVKGNTSILQVIEKIDATGLQIALVVDEDDSLLGTVTDGDIRRGILKGVSLKSCITEIMNRQPVSARVSDNPQTILMMMKKKHLRQIPVLDEEGKIVRIELLDRFIEKKLYPNPVVLMAGGLGTRLRPLTDHCPKPMLKLGDKPILELIIENFIEYGFYRFYISVNYHAEIIKNYFGDGAKWGAEIQYIDETERLGTAGALSYLADMHLDMPFFVMNGDLLTKVNYERLLEYHSENKAMATMCVREYEYQVPYGVVRVDDSKLLSIEEKPIQRYFINGGLYVLQPETLELIPRGKYYDMPELFQGLIANGHNTTVFPILEYWIDIGRMDDLKRANVDMEAGVI; this is encoded by the coding sequence ATGTTCGATTGGAAAAAGGTACTCGTAAAAGGGAATACCTCCATTTTGCAGGTAATCGAGAAAATTGATGCAACTGGACTGCAAATTGCTCTTGTTGTTGATGAAGACGATTCATTATTGGGAACCGTGACGGATGGTGACATCCGCAGGGGCATCCTGAAGGGCGTTTCTCTAAAAAGTTGCATAACTGAAATAATGAACCGGCAACCTGTTTCGGCAAGAGTTAGCGACAATCCGCAAACGATTTTAATGATGATGAAAAAGAAACATTTGCGCCAAATTCCGGTTCTTGACGAAGAAGGAAAAATTGTTCGCATAGAATTATTGGATCGATTTATTGAAAAAAAACTATATCCCAATCCCGTCGTTTTAATGGCGGGAGGATTAGGAACCCGACTTCGCCCCCTTACGGATCATTGTCCGAAACCTATGCTGAAGCTTGGCGATAAGCCGATTTTAGAACTGATTATTGAGAATTTTATTGAATATGGATTTTATCGTTTCTATATCTCTGTTAACTATCATGCAGAAATCATAAAAAATTATTTCGGTGATGGTGCTAAGTGGGGGGCAGAAATTCAGTATATAGATGAAACGGAACGTCTGGGCACAGCTGGAGCACTCAGTTATCTAGCGGATATGCATTTGGATATGCCTTTCTTTGTAATGAATGGCGACTTGTTAACCAAAGTCAATTACGAGCGACTATTAGAGTATCACTCAGAAAATAAGGCAATGGCCACCATGTGCGTCCGTGAATATGAGTATCAGGTGCCTTATGGAGTTGTGCGTGTTGATGATAGCAAACTTCTTTCAATCGAGGAGAAGCCTATTCAGCGTTACTTTATAAATGGAGGGTTGTATGTGTTGCAGCCAGAAACCTTGGAATTGATTCCCCGCGGCAAGTATTACGATATGCCGGAATTATTCCAGGGGCTCATTGCAAATGGGCATAACACAACGGTATTCCCTATACTCGAATATTGGATTGACATTGGACGAATGGATGATTTGAAGCGGGCAAATGTTGATATGGAGGCGGGGGTAATATGA